CGGCTCTCGACCCGACGAGGGGCGCGAGCGCGCTCCACCCATCCGCGCCGTCGCCTCCGGCAAGCTCGGCCATCACGGCGGCGAACTCGCGCCATGCGGCATCGAACTCCGCGTCGGGCAGCCGGCGCAGCGCCGCGCGATCCACGGCGAACGCCTGCTGCAACACGTACCAGCCCTCGAGCGTCTCGGGCGCCAACGCCTGCGCGGGCATCAGGCCAACGCGTGCAACGCGTGTTTGAGGCGCGGGATCAGCTCCCGCACGTCCTGCGGCGACACGGCCCCCGCCGAGAGCCGGAACCAGCCCGTCTCCTCGTGCTGCCCGAACGCCTGGAAGGGCACCGCCGCCAGACCCGCCGCATGCAGCAGATACCGGCGAATGGCCTCGTTGCTGCCCAGCACCTCGCCCTCGGGCGTGCGCTTGCCGTGCAGCGCGAACCGGGCGCTGAGGTAGATCGCCCCCTGCGGCGTGGTGCTCTCCACGGGAAATCCGTCGCCCTTGAGCTGCTCGATGCCACCCGCCAGGAGCGACAGCCGCTCCTGGATGCCGGCCAGCATTCCGGCGTGATACACCTTGATGTCGTCGGGGGCGCACAGCAACTCGCCGGTGGCCATCTGCTCCGGGCGCGGCGCCCAGGCGCCGATGTGCGTGAGCAGGTCGGCCATGCTCTTTATCACGTCGGACGGCCCCACGCCCCAGCCCACCCGCAGCCCCGTGGCCGCGAACGCCTTGGAGATGCCGTCCACGAAGATCGTGTACCTGGCCATCTCCGGCCGCAGACTCACCGGATTCACGTGCCGGCCGCCGCCGAAGGTGAGCATCCAGTAGATCTGGTCGTACAACACGTACAGCGGCCGGTCGTCGGGGCCGCGCCGCGCGTTCTCCTCAAGCACCAGATCGCAGATGTCGGCCAGCTGCTCGGCCGAGAACATCGTGCCCGTGGGGTTGGACGGCGAATTGAGCGACAGCAGCGTGGCGCCCCGCACCGCCGCCTTCAACATCGCGGCCGTGGGCAGGAAGTTGGTGTCGGCCCCGCACGCGATCTCCACCGCCTGGGCACCGACGATGCTGGTGTAGTGGTTGTTGTTCCAGCTCGGCACCGGATACACCACGCGGTCGCCCCGATTGACCACGGTCTGGAAGATGCCGTGGATCACCGGCCGCCCGCCCGACGTGATCACGATGCCGTCCACCGGGTAGTCGAGCCCGAGCCCGCGCTTGTAGAACGCCGCCACCGCCTTGCGCAGTTCCAGCACGCCGTTGGACGGCGGATAGTTGGTCTGCCCCTTGGCCACGTAGTCGGCCACGCCCCGCGCCAGCCGCTCGGGCACCTGGAACTCGGTGGGCGAGAAGTCGCCCACCGTCAGGTTGCAGAGCGGCCGCCCCTGCGCGACGAGCTCGCGCACCTCGGCGGCGATCTTCAGGATCTCGGACCCCACGAGGCCCTGGGCCAGCTGCGACAGACGCACACTCATCGACTCTTCTCCCCTGCGGTGTTGGCCCTGGCCTGGCGCACCATGGAGCGCACGTCAGCCAGGAGTTGATGGTCGTCGAACACGATGCCCTGCTTGATGGTGTACCGCACGCCCCCACGGTGCACGAGCTTGCCGTCCGGACCCGGCACGTCCATGCCCAGGGCGTACAGCACCTTCATGTTGTGCAGCGGATTGCCGTCCACGATCGCGAGGTCGGCGTCGAACCCGGTGCGCACCACGCCGGTGCGCGGCAGCCCCAGCAGCTTGGCGCCGTTGGAGGTGGCGTGCTGGATCACCTCCAGCGGGTGGAACCCCGCCTCCTGCTGCATCTCCATCTCGCGAATCGTCGTGAACCCGTACAACGCATAGATGAACCCCGCGTCGGAGCCTACCGTCACGTTGCCGCCGCGCGCCGCGTACTCGCGCACCCAGTGCATCCAGATGCGGTAGTTGTTGCGCCACATCACCTCGTCGGCGGTGGTCCAGTCGGCCTGGTAGGAGCCGTGGGCGCCGGGGTTCGGCTGGTAGAACTTCAACATGGCCGGCAGCGCGTAGTCCCTGAACCAGGGTTCGTTCTGCGCCTTGCCCAGATCCCGGTTCGCCTCGTAGATCGCGAACGTCGGGTCCCAGGTCACGTGATGCGCGAGCATGGTGTCGAGTACCGCCGACAGCCGGGCCGGATCGGCCTGGCGCCAGATGTCGCCGCCCCAACGGAAGCGGTCGGCCTCGTTGTCGTAGTTGTAGTAGTCGGGAAAGTTCTGCGGGCCCGGCGTGGCCGCGTCGGGAATGCCGTACCAGTGCTCGATGGAGGCCACCCCGAGCTGCGACGCCCGGATGGCGTCGGTCTCCTGGATCTTCATGTCGGTGGCGATGGGCAGCCCCAGCTTGTGGGCCTCGTCGGAGATCGCGTCCCACACGTCGGGCCGGTTGATGAACACCTTGAGC
This genomic interval from Gemmatimonadaceae bacterium contains the following:
- a CDS encoding aminotransferase class I/II-fold pyridoxal phosphate-dependent enzyme, whose product is MSVRLSQLAQGLVGSEILKIAAEVRELVAQGRPLCNLTVGDFSPTEFQVPERLARGVADYVAKGQTNYPPSNGVLELRKAVAAFYKRGLGLDYPVDGIVITSGGRPVIHGIFQTVVNRGDRVVYPVPSWNNNHYTSIVGAQAVEIACGADTNFLPTAAMLKAAVRGATLLSLNSPSNPTGTMFSAEQLADICDLVLEENARRGPDDRPLYVLYDQIYWMLTFGGGRHVNPVSLRPEMARYTIFVDGISKAFAATGLRVGWGVGPSDVIKSMADLLTHIGAWAPRPEQMATGELLCAPDDIKVYHAGMLAGIQERLSLLAGGIEQLKGDGFPVESTTPQGAIYLSARFALHGKRTPEGEVLGSNEAIRRYLLHAAGLAAVPFQAFGQHEETGWFRLSAGAVSPQDVRELIPRLKHALHALA
- a CDS encoding amidohydrolase family protein, with translation MRSSLIALAGALAFVCTAGAQTYSPSSGVRYHRLLIRNALLIDGAGNPTRGPVDIVVEGKTITGVYAAHPVAESGSAMPTLDGGNFDRVIDATGMYVMPGIIDVHSHIQFDRGGIPMPHDYEFKLLLAHGITTIRDPGSMQGPDTIVHYAKLSDENLISAPTIIPYVVVQSEYPDSVRAQVRHVKAIGGKGLKVFINRPDVWDAISDEAHKLGLPIATDMKIQETDAIRASQLGVASIEHWYGIPDAATPGPQNFPDYYNYDNEADRFRWGGDIWRQADPARLSAVLDTMLAHHVTWDPTFAIYEANRDLGKAQNEPWFRDYALPAMLKFYQPNPGAHGSYQADWTTADEVMWRNNYRIWMHWVREYAARGGNVTVGSDAGFIYALYGFTTIREMEMQQEAGFHPLEVIQHATSNGAKLLGLPRTGVVRTGFDADLAIVDGNPLHNMKVLYALGMDVPGPDGKLVHRGGVRYTIKQGIVFDDHQLLADVRSMVRQARANTAGEKSR